The Natrinema caseinilyticum genomic sequence CGTGCGAACGACCGAGCAAAAAGGCGGCGACGTGACGGTCTTCTCGAGCGAGTTTCCGCCCGGTCAGCAACTGGCGAACCTCGGCGGAATCGCCGCACTGTTACGGTATCGTCTCGAGTGAGACCGCCGTCTAGCGTGCGTCCGACTCGATCTGCACTTCGTCGCTGGCCTCGATTAGCTGGATCAGTACCGACGCGAACAGCGAACCGGAACTCCAGATCGCAGTTTCGCTGTTGTCGGGTCCGAGGACGCTCAGGAGGATGGTGTCGTCGTCGACGATGACGATCCGACCCGAGCGCTGATCGTCGGTCCGGTGGGCGGGCGGCGTGTCGACGGTGACGCCCTCGACGTCGGCGAATCGATCCTGGACCGCTTCGGTCCTGCTGACGACCACGACCGTCACGCCGGCCGCCGCGCGCTCCCTGAGTATCCGTTCGATCGAGTCCGTGACGAGTTCCGGGAGTCGGGTGCCAAAGACGATCCGCTCCTCGGCTTGCGAGAGGATATCGTCGGTCCGATCGTCCACGCGATCCCGACCGCGGACCGTCCAGA encodes the following:
- a CDS encoding TrmB family transcriptional regulator, translated to MTVDENVAVDAFEGLGLTSYEAKVFIALHRLGAGAARDVADITDVPRSQVYSVAESLEERGLLEVQQSNPIRYRPVSVEQARETLRDRFEREQDRAFEYVDTVKNEPAGEETQEDIWTVRGRDRVDDRTDDILSQAEERIVFGTRLPELVTDSIERILRERAAAGVTVVVVSRTEAVQDRFADVEGVTVDTPPAHRTDDQRSGRIVIVDDDTILLSVLGPDNSETAIWSSGSLFASVLIQLIEASDEVQIESDAR